A stretch of DNA from Candidatus Methanomethylicota archaeon:
TAAAATAATTTAAAGTTCTTAAAATATACTTCAAATTTAACATTATATTGAAATTCATTTCAATTGTTCAATTATTAAATCTTTTATAAAAATTTATCGAAATTAATTATAAATTCTTGAATTTATTTTTTATAAAATTAGATATCAATGGTGCTATGGAAATCTTTGGAAGAGGATTTGGTACTGTATCTGTAGTTATTAAATTATTTAAACCAGCTTTCTTTAATTTTTCAAAAGCATCTCCAATAAGAAGAGCATGAGACACTAATGCATCTACTCTTAAAGCTCCATTGTTTAATAAAAATTGAACAATATTTGCAAGAGTAGTTCCTGTACTTACTATATCATCTACAATTAATGCTACTTTGTTCTTTATAGGAAAATCTCCTTTTATTAAAACATCTCTATCACCTAATCTCTCTTTTTCAAATATAAAATAAGAAGTAGAAAGAATTTTTGAAACAATTTTAACATATTGCTCTGATTCTATATCTGGACCAATTACTATAACATCATTTCCAAATTTATTTTTATAATATTCAGCCATTAAAGGAAATGCAGATAAAGTAATACATTCTATTTTAAATATTTCTGAAAGATTTTTAATTCTATGAAGATGAGGATCAATTGTTATTATCCTATCTATTCCCACACTCTCTATTAATGAATATATTACTCTTGCACTAATTGGCTCACCTGGTTTAAATCGCTTATCTTGGCGTAAATATGGTAAGTATGGTATTAATACATTTATAGATTTACATCTTAATCCTTTTAAAGCATCTATAATTAAAAAATATTCAATAATTTGTTTATCAGGATTAGGCCATAATGAATGAATTAATAAAACATCTCCTTCCACATCTTCTAAAATCCTTACATATTGTTCTCCATCAGGAAAAAAACGATTTAAAATACCTACAATTTTAAAATTTCCTTCTTTACCAATAGCTTTAGCCAAATTCTCTGAAAATGATTCATAAACTATTATCAAATTATTCGCTCTCCCAAGAAGTTTGAAACATTTGTTGATATAAATTAATTAAATCTTCTCTTGATGGTTTTCTTGGATTCTTAGTTATAAATCTTGAATAGTTATTAAGTAAATCTTCAACCATAAATTCAATTTCACTTTCTTTTATACCAATTGAGCTTAAATCAGTTGGAATATTTAAAGATTCCATTATTTCCATTATTCTTGAAGATATGATATTACTTACTTCTTGAATAGTAGCTCCTGTTGTATCTAAACCAAATGCTGAAGCTATTAAGTAAATTTTATCAGTAATTGCTGGAGCATTAAATTCAATAACATAAGGTTGAGGAATTGCAACAGAAATTCCATGAGGTAATTTATACTTAACAGCATAAGTATATGCAATACCATGAGAAAGACAAAGACCAGTATTCATGAAAGCCATGCCAGATAAAATTGAGGCCATGGAAATAGCATGTCTTGCTTCAATATCCTCACCATTGCAATATACTCTTTCTAAATAATCATTAGTGAGTCTTATAGCTTCAAATGCAAGAGGTTCTGTTATTATATTAGAATCAATACTCATTATTGATTCTAAGGCATGGCTTAATGCATCAATTCCAGCTGATGCTGTAACATCTGGAGGAGCAGATATAGAAAGTATTGGATCGAC
This window harbors:
- a CDS encoding ribose-phosphate pyrophosphokinase — protein: MIIVYESFSENLAKAIGKEGNFKIVGILNRFFPDGEQYVRILEDVEGDVLLIHSLWPNPDKQIIEYFLIIDALKGLRCKSINVLIPYLPYLRQDKRFKPGEPISARVIYSLIESVGIDRIITIDPHLHRIKNLSEIFKIECITLSAFPLMAEYYKNKFGNDVIVIGPDIESEQYVKIVSKILSTSYFIFEKERLGDRDVLIKGDFPIKNKVALIVDDIVSTGTTLANIVQFLLNNGALRVDALVSHALLIGDAFEKLKKAGLNNLITTDTVPNPLPKISIAPLISNFIKNKFKNL
- a CDS encoding iron-containing alcohol dehydrogenase — its product is MYKFYHSLFRIYSFSSPTRIIFGPNAIEKLPEELKKFDLKSILVISGRNVCKTEGYKKICELLPSFIEFNEISPEPDSSILQKLNYKVKEVNPSLIIGIGGGSTLDMAKIASILTVNDDDPIAYFKGKAIQRKGPPIITIPTLPGTGSEITPISVIVHEEKKLALYNSFLFPTLCIVDPILSISAPPDVTASAGIDALSHALESIMSIDSNIITEPLAFEAIRLTNDYLERVYCNGEDIEARHAISMASILSGMAFMNTGLCLSHGIAYTYAVKYKLPHGISVAIPQPYVIEFNAPAITDKIYLIASAFGLDTTGATIQEVSNIISSRIMEIMESLNIPTDLSSIGIKESEIEFMVEDLLNNYSRFITKNPRKPSREDLINLYQQMFQTSWESE